The nucleotide sequence atctttaaccTGTTTAGGAGAATCATAACAGAGCTAGATGTGGAGGAATCACTAAGTAAATTAATCGATGCAATACCATATAGAATAGCATATATATGCCTAAATTGATTACCACTTATTAGTAACCCAATAGAACCAATGCTTAAACTTGTCGCATCACATATACAATATCACTCATAGAAACTAGCTAATGTATAATTAAACTACAATATATTTAGGAATCACTTGGAGCATTGGGTAGTACACTTTCTAAATAAGCTCATGTACAGTAGGCGACCAAAACCTTATATGTTGTTGCACACATAtattgtacatcccattatagttacacaattaatttatctttttcatatattaaactGGGGAGTATATAGCAAACATGAATAGTAGAtaagtactaattataaatcttgacctcctatgttcatagttcaattgtaactccggattgttcattaagagataatctgtaactataatattataaacttcccgaatttaacatatagagcatggataattattagcccttttataatttataatggcaagtaaaatatgttcataattaaagtaaagcttccatcaataaaataataatacaaataattcactgtaattgtttgattgatcctaaatccatctaacaaaagaacctctagtatataaccgtcctatttagatagatgaatacatagccataatccttccatagccatttgatagactaaaccaccgattagccaaatatatatgtatcccataaatgctatgttggttaactcctaaataggccacgatgacaatagaaagattaagaaactttagccttagcatgattgggatccattagcaaacacgaatagtacattttattgcgcatatttgattgttgtttgaatattggtttttctcgcgtattatagaccttgtgtatcggttagtcgtgaggcaacgtctgcaacttccaggaggtgaaggttgatcaagattatatcaataataaggattatcctgagcaaggcaagtcatcactattccttgaacatgttgatcccaattgcgaaattgttttgtttgcaaataaaattgcatgcaatgatgaacatcctacttgtgattatgccatgccttgattattgtttacccttaaatctttgtaaccatgtttacgtatgagtccctagtcaactatgacaattgcttaggaatgctattctagaatcatacatactcatatttatcaaatgctatatgcttgggcaattacctttgggaaggtaattgagatgcggcatgtggagacatgagcgccacattgccatgatgttgatgacatgatttgtgaaaggagaaataaaattaaaacaactgttttcgactggggtggacggaggatttgggtggtatctggaaaaggctagtaccgtccccagtcaattaaggaccgagccatgaagttaagcatgaaacgacccccgtacaaccgtacttctcgaatgggtatagacctagcggattagatagccgagcggaggcagtatcccagcatagatggttcacccctgagtgaggcaggtgcgctacgatgggacagccgttgaggtagggccgagaagcgtgccctacatcggtgtcgccattggtaggactgccatgagtgtgtaagagagagaacttaacttgaaccataatttaatatgcgtgacttctctttcccgggagcgccagaactcctctcactgctagaaacatggacgcctagagtgcatgaggatttaagttcatggagcgggtactgccaatgcgaggttatcgaaaagctttgccgtgatgcgtctcatgtgttgggacgaggctcatgtgttgggcagtcgcggagtgcgggtaaagtgtacatccactgcagtgtgagtaaaccaaatctattcgaatagccgtgctcgcggttattgagcaccgggacatgtattacacttggctagactctaaattcttaacttgtggggggatgggatattgcatgatgaattttatgctgatggagccacatcccgagaggagggaaggtggacatcctcagaaaaccatgacgattcaatggcgggaagctatccttgggatcacaatggatggtggacagaaccgtcgttgtttaaagtgaacactggtactaaaatttgatcagtctatactaggttttaggcttgtgaaaagaattgtaaaattagctttatgcaaaagaacctgaagccattccttgaaataccctctatcatatgcattgttgttgtggtggcttcctgagtacggttggtactcacccttgctattcatatatcttttaggagagtgttgaagagaagcccttgtcggtacgcttgcgtatctaacaagatgatcggagtgcggtcttgttctaggtctcgttccccagtcgactgcctgtggcatgttaaccgggcccttatattattttgtcttccgctgttgttctctgatagttgttggcctacctggccctaatgtaagtatttaactcttttagcctaaattcattcgtgatatgttgtgatccaactatgaatgtgtgtaccaactactgatccagggattgatacggataaacacagaagatttccgattccCAAAATTGGGGGTCTACACTAcgttaacggcgcggttagtcaacgtgcttgacaccgacgtcgtctaagctatccaccctaacatcCTATGTGCCGTTCCTATCCTAACCACCTCGTtaaaaaccagttgtggaccctcagatctTCGACATttcaccgaaacaaccgctgcttcgtggcctatggtaagtggtttctagaaaaatctttgGGGTTCCACCTTTCCCAAttcagtctctctagggtgaggcccgtgattctgcagccgtaaaaaaaaacctagctcgattccatgcccggaaggcaaagttatcaaggtcttAAATTCGCCCAGAAATCTCCATCGGCAGTCCacggtgtcgcgcccgccagcctaccttaacggcgcggttagtcgacgtgcttgacaccgaggtcgtctaagctatccaccctaacatTCTATGTGCAGTTCCTatcctaaccacctcgttgaaaaccagttgtggacccttagatcTTCGACATTCCGCCggaacaaccgctgcttcgtggctgacggagcgtggggctcctcaccgggagaccgcgcaggcccccctttgccggttcggccggggactcagggagagattctaagctctctgtatgtggaaggctcgcgagacaggaaacacacaagacacgggcgatgtatacaggttcgggccgctgagaagcgtaataccctactcctgtgttttgggagatctgtgtatgaaggagctacaaagtatcagccagcctctcccttgttctgggtttctaatctggaaaagtccagtcccccctctcagtgggcaaggtcctccttttatatcttaaggggataccacatgcaccatttctctctttttttgtggggacttacccccccttttcataaatggacggagatttgtatagttgccgtccgagtcaccttctgatgagacggcccacaactacctccactttcgccgggagcaggtgcgacgtggaatcgtggctgtctgctgacgacatgaccggtatcagaccagtcacgtcggtcattcttgtccaccacgtgtcagcttagcaatctacatgctcgcccttcttcacacaacatcttgcctgtaatggtttaggatgaagcctggcatatatctgaccaggactaacgtgccatctctgggaggtaacacgctagctccagctggggacgagcgcctagaagccctcgtcctgacgggatggggcgaggcgtgcgtcagatcgcctgtcgccacctaacccgcgatctgaccggtctgtgactggtcacagaccggataaacgagtgcactgcactgcgttacatgcggcgtgacacgctcagccaaaccgcaataaatgtggttaggtgagccccactgtgctcacctaacccatacatgcggagaaaaaacccacgaggggtcggggcgcctcggccctcggggccgaggggggtgcggcccgaccccctcggggggactaagaggagggcgaacgcatcaccctcgggcccgacgtccctcgggggtaccaggccacgtgtgcgattgtgtctgcctcaaacctctagtcatgatactcctgatcccatgtcaccgacagtagcccccggcgttatgccagggcgatcgccctctttaagggaaacggtcgggcgtgacgccactcctgagacctggtgacaggtgggaccgatctccacaattgggcagaaacccaacggtcacaaaccacgcacatcggcaatggtaactcggctgtcaacaatgagcggtctcttcaagactgccacattacttgagtagcatacgaatctggacatggcgattcgtttcgtctgaagatatggtaacgttgcttcggtcggcgagcgtaattaacgcgcgcacgatatgatctatctcgactgccacaaccgcatatccacctcatgcgccgcaagcgggcgaatgggattagtggaagcgtgggcgcgagaaacgagggggcgaaatagtgggcgcgagaagcgaggagccgggcacagcgttggcaagagtataaaggcactgaggaagggatctgtttccttcctttcgccattattccccttgtcttcgctgcttgcgccctaactccttctttcctgtgccctaccttcgccacacgcgctcgctcttaatcttctcttcctccggcgccatggcacggggttccgctctgctcgatggtagcgtgctgccgccttcccggatcgtgagcgagaggcaggctgggctgtcgcgccgcttcatgccggaatctgccaccggccgggagatagtcacgctgggcgagggacgcccggcgccagactacccggggcggtccgtcttctttctcccctttgcaatggtagggctggttccaccattttcttctttcttcatggatgttctggagttctacgatctccagatggcgcacctcacccccaacgcggtgatgacattggccatcttcgcgcatctgtgcgagatgttcattggggtgcgcccatctcttcggctgttccggtggttcttcaccgtgcagtcggtgtcgccgccatcggtagtcggtggctgctacttccagccacgggggccggtgctgaaccgctacatcccctgtgccctccgcaagaagtgggacgactggaagagcgactggttctacactcccctcgccgacgaagcgcgcctccgacttccgagccagcccccggcgcaggcctccagctggcgggcgccggtagatctgggggatggctatgacgccgtcctcgaccgcctggcgggcctgcgatcctaggggctcacaggggccatggtgtacggcgactacctccgtcgtcggattgcaccgctccagcgacgcgctcggggcgcctgggagtacaccgggtccgaagacttcacgaggacccaccagggagtgagatgggactgggctcctaaggacttcaagatattggtccaacgggtgctgaatctcaactccgtagaggcggccctcattccccaaggaatcctccccctctgcagcgatccagaccgcgcctccatcctgaccattatgatggcggtcggggcctcagaggagcgagctccaaagggtcacgacggcgcaggcgggagccgcaggggggaacaatctaccccgagagggggtcgtgcttctgggtcccgcgacaggggcccggggagcagccgccctgccgacgcccgggggaagaggaagcagggaggaacacctcccccatctcctccccgagggggcggggcggcgcgtgccagtaacaggcgcccggagggggccgcgccaacatcgcagcccgagggggagcgcaagaagaagcggccccgtaagatgggggagacagaaccatctcggggaaacctcatttcccctccaaagtggtcgtttaaccgaccccctcgcaggttcgtctctcacccatcgtggctgtattcattctctcaacgcgagttttcactcacccatcttgttcgtcttctggttttttctttcgtttcagcgagatcctgtcgcgtccctcccgccattccaagtccggccagtctgaggccgaggatccggcggccgcagaggccctcaggcgggaatctgaccggcgagaggccgcggatcgcctacgggaagccgaggaggccgcccaggaggccgcccgggctcgccaggccgaggaaaccgctcgggaggaggccgcccgggcccgccaggccggggaagccgctcgggaggaggccgcccgggcccgccaggccggggaagccgctcgggaggaggccggatttcgctaggacgaggcgatggcgacttccgaggcagctcgcgatgaggccgcgggcgcgtcgcttgggcccactccctcaggCGACActcaggcgacaacttccggggcagctggcgacgaggccgcgggcgcgtcgcttgggcctactccctcgggcgacgctcaggaccaaccgggtccgggggacatccccgagtccggcacttccatcggcggcccgagccgcgtggcatcctctccaaggcggctcttccccacgccttctatcgccctactgaacgcagagccccttctgcaggccttggccgccgcaaacaccacggtgttggatgggttaagtgccTAGGTGGAGGTcttgcaggcagagcgggcggagctcgacgccgcgtgggcgcgtgtcgaagaggggcgacgctcggtggaggccatggtggaggtgggccgtaaggctcaccgccggcacgtctcggagcttgaaactcgtaagaaggtgctggcggagatcgccaaggaagtggaggaggagcggggggctgccctcattgccaccaccgtgatgaacgaggcgcaggacaccctccgccttcaa is from Oryza sativa Japonica Group chromosome 9, ASM3414082v1 and encodes:
- the LOC107278933 gene encoding uncharacterized protein is translated as MARGSALLDGSVLPPSRIVSERQAGLSRRFMPESATGREIVTLGEGRPAPDYPGRSVFFLPFAMVGLVPPFSSFFMDVLEFYDLQMAHLTPNAVMTLAIFAHLCEMFIGVRPSLRLFRWFFTVQSVSPPSVVGGCYFQPRGPVLNRYIPCALRKKWDDWKSDWFYTPLADEARLRLPSQPPAQASSWRAPVDLGDGYDAVLDRLAGLRS